A portion of the Sebastes fasciatus isolate fSebFas1 chromosome 2, fSebFas1.pri, whole genome shotgun sequence genome contains these proteins:
- the c2h16orf46 gene encoding uncharacterized protein C16orf46 homolog, which produces MATLKEVDHITACRSDQEEAAAAAAVGEQTPERRCVNALLDISEEDFMKELEPYEYHCYPGWEEAVHGWARVAPMSCILLPQKRYRKPKHKEADNPTPLSVDPTIPDADSSGSSADDRCESRVVSHNSFKATTSMAGTPLQPHHHLPLKYSDNRPTKPHKYSPNNIVVPIKTFTFLPPIKSPRLRVSGQLCSGKKAPEGGSIEENCFMLDKKSGTRGTRVDRIASPELHTSSAAQTSEYRTCQHNPHLFSAVSIPRRYQVKPDTVHRTSYSMGKSLYPSNTVCM; this is translated from the exons ATGGCAACCTTAAAAGAAGTGGATCACATCACAGCT tgtagatCAGACCaggaggaagcagcagcagcagcagcagtgggggAGCAGACACCAGAGAGGAGATGTGTTAATGCCCTGCTAGATATCAGTGAAGAGGACTTCATGAAAGAACTGGAGCCTTATGAGTATCACTGTTACCCTGGATGGGAAGAAGCT gTTCATGGTTGGGCCAGAGTTGCTCCAATGAGCTGTATACTTTTGCCTCAGAAAAGGTACAGGAAACCAAAGCATAAGGAGGCTGACAACCCGACCCCCTTGTCTGTCGACCCAACAATCCCTGATGCAGACAGCTCAGGCAGCAGTGCAGATGATCGCTGTGAATCTCGTGTGGTCTCGCATAACAGTTTCAAGGCAACCACATCCATGGCAGGGACCCCTCTGCAGCCTCACCACCATCTCCCCTTAAAATACTCGGACAACAGGCCCACTAAGCCTCACAAATACAGCCCCAATAACATAGTGGTTCCCATTAAAACCTTCACATTTTTACCACCAATTAAATCACCACGCCTGAGAGTCAGTGGCCAGCTGTGCAGTGGCAAGAAGGCTCCAGAAGGAGGAAGCATAGAGGAAAACTGTTTCATGCTTGATAAGAAGAGTGGGACAAGAGGAACAAGAGTGGACCGTATTGCCAGCCCAGAGCTCCACACTTCCTCTGCAGCACAGACCTCCGAGTACCGGACATGTCAGCACAACCCCCACTTGTTCTCTGCTGTTTCTATCCCCAGGAGGTATCAAGTAAAACCTGACACAGTGCACCGCACCAGCTACTCAATGGGCAAGAGCCTGTACCCCAGCAACACTGTGTGTATGTAG
- the LOC141754677 gene encoding protein phosphatase 1 regulatory subunit 3E, whose protein sequence is MEADSSVRPVVVMLPPKTCLPRNYSCIAGLFGSLAATNPRLDDGDDFDMVNGTCEAIESPVVEERPRGREIFLKPPQSPNLRRRCKSLPTPTERAKLEISRSRSPSSQKKVRFADSLGLELISVKHFDDADEPEVPERILAKLPKGHLHLNHLDTKFPRAPAKSVFMELQFTNPGTLPGFGQKVREVKVLLETVEADEFSLSGFVRVLNLAFEKSVSLRYSLNNWITFMDSLASYVPESSNGDTDKFCFKIVMPTYLEHGGTFQFAIKYCVGGLEFWDNNNGNNYKVRRHRFKMSPPREWENGWIHFI, encoded by the coding sequence ATGGAAGCAGACTCCAGTGTGCGTCCAGTCGTGGTCATGCTGCCCCCAAAGACATGCTTACCGAGGAACTACAGCTGCATAGCCGGGCTGTTCGGGAGCCTTGCAGCAACCAACCCTCGCCTCGACGATGGGGACGACTTCGACATGGTGAACGGGACTTGTGAAGCAATAGAGAGCCCGGTGGTGGAAGAGAGACCGAGAGGCAGGGAGATCTTCCTGAAGCCTCCACAGAGTCCAAACCTGCGCAGGAGGTGCAAGTCTCTTCCAACACCCACAGAGAGGGCGAAGTTAGAGATATCCCGCAGCAGGAGTCCAAGCAGTCAGAAAAAAGTCCGGTTCGCAGACTCTTTAGGCCTGGAGCTCATCTCAGTGAAGCACTTCGACGACGCGGATGAGCCAGAGGTGCCGGAGCGCATTTTGGCCAAACTACCCAAAGGACACCTCCACTTGAACCACTTGGACACCAAATTCCCCCGAGCTCCTGCAAAGTCTGTCTTCATGGAGCTGCAGTTCACCAACCCAGGCACACTACCAGGTTTTGGGCAGAAAGTGAGAGAGGTGAAAGTCCTGCTGGAGACAGTGGAGGCGGATGAATTCAGCCTCTCCGGGTTTGTGCGCGTCTTGAATCTGGCTTTCGAGAAGAGCGTCTCTTTGCGTTATTCTCTCAACAACTGGATCACATTCATGGACAGTCTGGCGTCTTATGTGCCCGAGTCGAGCAATGGAGACACCGACAAGTTCTGTTTCAAGATAGTCATGCCCACTTACCTCGAACACGGTGGCACCTTTCAGTTCGCGATTAAATACTGTGTCGGTGGGCTGGAGTTCTGGGACAATAACAATGGGAACAACTACAAAGTCCGACGTCACCGGTTCAAGATGTCCCCACCAAGAGAATGGGAGAATGGATGGATTCACTTTATCTGA